The Pirellulales bacterium genome includes a region encoding these proteins:
- a CDS encoding ABC transporter permease subunit, with product MSHAKTFTGRPRHRQTRRSVRIVDRVARTLIALGGIGTVIAVSTVCIFLVCVAVPLFLPASYSPVKRGPLSPAIADCLHFEIDEYRVLGWAMSAEATLRAFRLDTGDVIHEQELFPDQKPTAWSFSVGGREASCGFADGSVRTIRLGFTTTFPDENEIPEDIRSKLADASSAVYKEGLLSRTRQGALRLQTVRAVPSEPIVPAGSAAVACVDSSSRPTGRVCCVLDDKGNLMLHAVRRRPALAREAVESHAVDVAMPYAPSAERGPPRCLLVSGQADNAYLIWNDGHLLRYDIRDLEQPRLAEQVDLVPESNQSVTALTFLPGKTTLVAGDSLGRVRAWFPTKPTEARTADGAVLALAHELSGPQSAVSSLTSSLRARLVAAAYDDGSMHVFQVTSARALVDIPAAGNAAGDEAAARLAAFTPKGDALVAIAGSMAQQWTLATGYPEVSPATLFRAVWYEGYEGPQHVWQSSGGGDDFEPKLGMIPLVFGTLKATIYSLLFAVPLALLSAVYSSEFLQPRIKARIKPAIEMMASLPSVVLGFVAALVVAPYVEKMIPAVLASVAVVPLTYLVAAYLWQMLPARAGLLLARWRFAFICATLPVGILASALVGPLIERTLFAGDLRSWVDGQIGSGLGGWIVLFLPLSALATALFIGRQVNPWLRSTLRGMGRERRAWLELVKFLIAVVVTVAGAATVGLLLDSLHLDPRGLVLDTYVQRNALVVGFVMGFAIIPLIYTIADDALSTVPAHLRSASLGAGATPWQTAIRVIIPTAMSGLFSAVMIGLGRAVGETMIVLMAAGNTPIMDWNIFNGFQTLSASIATELPEAVQGSAHYRTLFVAALALFVITFIVNTLAEAVRLRFRRRAYEL from the coding sequence ATGAGTCATGCCAAAACATTCACCGGTCGGCCGCGGCATCGGCAGACGCGACGTAGCGTGAGGATCGTCGATCGCGTCGCGCGCACGCTGATCGCGCTGGGCGGTATCGGCACGGTGATCGCAGTTTCCACGGTCTGTATCTTCCTGGTATGCGTCGCGGTGCCGCTGTTTCTGCCGGCCAGCTATTCGCCCGTCAAACGGGGGCCGCTGTCGCCTGCCATTGCCGATTGTCTGCATTTCGAAATTGACGAGTACCGGGTCCTCGGCTGGGCAATGTCAGCCGAGGCAACGCTGCGAGCGTTCCGGTTGGACACGGGGGACGTCATCCACGAGCAGGAGTTGTTCCCTGATCAAAAGCCCACCGCCTGGTCGTTCAGCGTCGGCGGTCGCGAGGCGTCGTGCGGCTTCGCGGACGGATCGGTGCGCACCATCCGATTGGGCTTTACCACCACATTTCCCGACGAGAATGAGATACCTGAAGACATCCGGAGCAAGCTCGCCGATGCTTCTTCGGCGGTCTACAAGGAGGGGCTACTCTCGCGCACCCGGCAAGGTGCGTTGCGATTACAAACGGTACGTGCCGTGCCGTCCGAACCGATTGTGCCGGCCGGCTCGGCGGCGGTTGCTTGCGTCGATTCCTCCTCACGCCCCACCGGCCGCGTTTGCTGCGTGCTGGACGATAAGGGAAATCTGATGTTGCACGCCGTGCGCCGGCGACCCGCACTGGCGCGCGAGGCGGTGGAATCTCATGCCGTCGACGTCGCCATGCCATACGCGCCATCGGCCGAACGCGGGCCGCCCCGGTGCTTGCTGGTTTCGGGTCAGGCTGACAACGCGTACTTGATCTGGAACGACGGTCATCTTTTGCGGTACGACATTCGCGATCTCGAGCAACCGCGGCTCGCCGAGCAGGTGGATCTCGTGCCCGAATCGAACCAGTCGGTCACGGCGCTGACCTTTCTGCCCGGCAAGACGACGCTCGTCGCGGGTGATTCCCTGGGGCGCGTTCGCGCCTGGTTTCCTACGAAGCCCACCGAGGCACGCACCGCTGACGGGGCTGTTCTGGCGCTGGCACACGAGTTGTCAGGACCGCAAAGCGCCGTGTCGTCGCTGACCTCGTCGCTACGGGCACGGTTGGTCGCGGCGGCTTATGACGACGGCAGCATGCACGTATTTCAAGTGACCAGCGCTCGCGCGCTTGTCGATATTCCGGCAGCAGGCAATGCGGCCGGCGATGAGGCCGCGGCCCGGCTGGCGGCGTTCACGCCCAAGGGGGATGCCTTGGTCGCGATTGCTGGCAGCATGGCGCAGCAATGGACGCTCGCGACAGGCTATCCCGAAGTTTCGCCAGCGACCCTCTTTCGTGCCGTGTGGTACGAAGGTTACGAAGGCCCACAACACGTCTGGCAATCTTCAGGCGGGGGCGACGATTTCGAACCGAAGCTGGGCATGATTCCGTTGGTGTTCGGCACGTTGAAAGCCACGATCTATTCGCTGTTGTTCGCCGTGCCTCTGGCCTTGCTTTCTGCGGTGTACAGCAGCGAGTTTCTGCAGCCGCGCATCAAGGCTCGCATCAAGCCGGCGATCGAAATGATGGCCAGCCTGCCGAGCGTCGTGCTGGGATTCGTGGCGGCGCTGGTGGTCGCGCCGTACGTCGAAAAAATGATTCCCGCCGTGCTGGCCAGCGTGGCTGTCGTGCCGCTGACGTACCTGGTGGCCGCGTACTTGTGGCAGATGCTGCCGGCGCGCGCCGGTTTGTTGTTGGCTCGATGGCGTTTCGCCTTCATTTGCGCAACTCTGCCGGTGGGGATACTCGCCTCGGCGCTCGTGGGGCCGCTTATCGAGCGCACCCTGTTTGCCGGTGACCTGCGCTCGTGGGTCGACGGCCAGATCGGCAGCGGGCTGGGGGGCTGGATCGTTTTGTTCCTGCCCTTGTCGGCACTCGCGACCGCCCTCTTCATCGGCCGCCAGGTGAATCCCTGGCTGCGCAGCACGCTCCGCGGAATGGGGCGCGAACGACGGGCCTGGCTCGAACTCGTCAAGTTTCTGATCGCGGTCGTGGTCACCGTGGCCGGCGCCGCGACCGTGGGGTTACTGCTCGATTCACTGCATCTCGATCCGCGCGGATTAGTCCTCGACACGTACGTACAGCGCAACGCCCTGGTCGTCGGCTTCGTGATGGGCTTCGCCATCATCCCGCTGATCTATACGATTGCCGACGACGCGTTGTCGACCGTGCCGGCCCATCTGCGATCGGCCTCGCTGGGCGCCGGCGCCACTCCCTGGCAAACCGCCATTCGCGTCATTATTCCCACCGCCATGAGCGGACTGTTTTCCGCCGTCATGATCGGGCTGGGGCGCGCCGTCGGCGAAACGATGATCGTGCTCATGGCCGCCGGCAACACGCCGATCATGGACTGGAACATCTTCAACGGATTTCAAACCTTGTCGGCCAGCATCGCCACCGAGTTGCCCGAGGCCGTGCAGGGAAGCGCCCACTACCGCACGTTGTTCGTGGCGGCACTCGCGCTGTTCGTGATTACCTTCATCGTGAACACGCTGGCCGAAGCCGTGCGGCTCCGTTTCCGACGGAGGGCATATGAGCTCTAG
- a CDS encoding response regulator: protein MSRERVLVVDDEQDLLELVSYNLNKEGYRVVGVASGEEALTAARRDVPDLILLDLLLPTVDGLEVCRRLKADPRTQHIPVLMLTAKSEEADVVTGLELGAEDYVTKPFSPRVLVARVKAVLRRRSKESADDEGAVTVHDLVIHPGWHEVLLAGKPVDLTFTEFRLLHFLARKPGWAFTRGQIVDAVKGEDYPVTERSVDVQVAGLRKKLGDHGDYIETVRGIGYRFKG from the coding sequence ATGTCACGAGAGCGAGTCCTTGTTGTCGACGACGAGCAGGACCTTCTCGAATTGGTCAGCTACAACCTGAACAAGGAAGGCTATCGCGTCGTGGGCGTCGCGTCCGGCGAAGAAGCTTTGACTGCCGCGCGCCGCGACGTGCCCGACCTGATCTTGCTCGACCTGCTGCTACCGACGGTCGATGGCCTGGAAGTTTGCCGCCGCCTGAAGGCCGATCCGCGCACGCAGCACATCCCCGTGTTGATGCTCACCGCCAAAAGCGAAGAAGCAGACGTGGTGACCGGCCTGGAGCTGGGCGCCGAGGATTACGTCACCAAGCCCTTCAGTCCGCGGGTGCTCGTGGCGCGGGTGAAGGCTGTTCTGCGTCGCCGCTCCAAGGAATCGGCCGATGACGAGGGGGCGGTGACCGTGCACGACCTCGTAATTCATCCCGGCTGGCACGAAGTGCTGCTAGCTGGCAAACCGGTCGACCTGACCTTCACCGAGTTTCGGTTGCTGCACTTTCTGGCCCGCAAGCCCGGCTGGGCTTTCACCCGCGGGCAGATCGTCGATGCCGTCAAGGGCGAAGACTATCCGGTCACCGAGCGATCGGTCGACGTGCAGGTCGCCGGCCTGCGAAAGAAATTGGGCGATCACGGCGACTACATCGAAACGGTCCGTGGCATCGGCTATCGCTTCAAGGGGTAG
- a CDS encoding DUF1559 domain-containing protein, with protein MAGRFPARQSPGRGFTLVELLVVIAIIGILIALVLPAVQMAREAARRAQCVNNLKQISLALLNHHDTMQSFPPGLPHCSPNPGWNSKGWMGLWMTGGTQTGVYCQGPNWLSNIMPQMEQAAMNDKLIGCLTNECSAPDDCDRNKTGDGLWRDFGDLIFPFMLCPSADVIETEIDNVWNLEDLDKGNYAANFGAGTYSAYTTTGQIDYTTAGAFGVIIPSGTPNYNRQTVNAAFLKGTWKAGWGQGTRIAQITDGTSTTLFISEVVGYDDADDGRGVWAWGGMGGSTFTALYGPNSTTNDQIPGCGPTIPKGHPLYCGSNHQTDGNVWASARSMHPSGVNASMGDGSVRFFNNSIDLGVWHALATRANGDIAATP; from the coding sequence ATGGCTGGTAGATTTCCGGCAAGACAATCGCCTGGCCGCGGTTTCACGCTTGTCGAGCTGCTGGTGGTGATTGCGATCATCGGCATCCTGATCGCGCTCGTGCTGCCTGCCGTGCAGATGGCGCGCGAGGCTGCCCGCCGCGCGCAATGCGTGAACAATCTCAAGCAGATTTCACTCGCGCTGTTGAATCATCACGATACGATGCAGTCGTTTCCGCCAGGACTGCCGCACTGCTCGCCGAACCCGGGCTGGAATTCCAAGGGTTGGATGGGTCTGTGGATGACCGGCGGGACGCAGACCGGCGTCTATTGCCAAGGACCCAATTGGCTGTCAAACATCATGCCGCAGATGGAACAAGCGGCCATGAACGACAAACTGATCGGCTGCCTGACCAATGAGTGTAGCGCGCCCGACGATTGCGACCGTAACAAAACGGGAGACGGGTTGTGGCGCGATTTCGGCGATTTGATTTTTCCTTTCATGCTCTGCCCCAGCGCCGACGTCATCGAAACAGAGATCGACAACGTTTGGAATCTCGAGGACCTGGATAAAGGAAACTACGCCGCCAACTTCGGCGCAGGAACCTATTCGGCGTACACCACGACCGGACAGATCGATTACACCACGGCCGGGGCCTTTGGCGTCATCATTCCTTCCGGCACGCCGAACTACAACAGGCAAACCGTGAATGCGGCGTTTCTTAAGGGGACCTGGAAAGCCGGCTGGGGACAGGGAACCCGCATCGCCCAGATCACAGACGGCACCAGTACCACGCTCTTCATCAGTGAAGTGGTGGGCTACGACGATGCGGACGATGGCCGCGGCGTTTGGGCCTGGGGAGGTATGGGAGGTTCGACGTTCACGGCCCTCTATGGCCCCAACTCGACGACCAACGACCAGATCCCCGGCTGCGGGCCCACGATTCCCAAAGGTCATCCTCTGTATTGCGGCAGCAATCATCAGACGGACGGCAATGTGTGGGCCTCGGCCCGCAGCATGCACCCCAGCGGTGTAAATGCTTCGATGGGGGACGGCTCGGTGCGATTCTTCAACAATTCGATCGACCTGGGCGTGTGGCACGCCCTGGCCACGCGCGCCAACGGCGATATTGCTGCCACGCCGTAA
- a CDS encoding PEP-CTERM sorting domain-containing protein: protein MRVRISKIAGIVALGLLPSVAQAAPFTAGDLVVEQIGDGTTSLTSAAAPVFVNEYTPTGTLVQSIPMPTAVNGSNLRLTDSGSATSDGYLNLSADGKYLTLTGYNAAVGTASVASTSTTGGSATVRVVGVINSNANVDTTTSLTSYSGNNIRSAVTSNGTDIWTSGAGTPGGIIATTLGASGAGTALSTTVTNTRVVGIFGGQLYATSGSGSNKGVNTVGTGLPTSSGTPFALGPASASPYGMFLTQLNPASPGFDTAYVADDGVGIEKFSLVSGSWVASGVIGTASDAYRGLTGSVTANGVQLYATRQGGSSQGVVSLLDTSGYNSTITGSPNLIVALSTNEAFRGIAYAPTPEPGTFVLGGMGLGLLLVARRLRGKLASR from the coding sequence ATGCGTGTTCGTATCTCGAAAATTGCAGGGATTGTAGCTCTCGGTCTTCTTCCTTCGGTTGCTCAAGCCGCTCCCTTCACGGCGGGCGACCTGGTCGTCGAGCAAATCGGCGACGGCACGACCAGCCTGACCAGCGCCGCGGCGCCGGTCTTTGTCAACGAATACACGCCGACGGGCACGCTCGTTCAGTCGATTCCCATGCCGACTGCCGTCAACGGCTCGAATCTGCGCTTGACCGACAGCGGCAGCGCGACCTCGGACGGCTATTTGAATCTCTCGGCGGACGGAAAATATCTGACCCTGACCGGCTATAACGCCGCCGTCGGCACGGCCAGCGTCGCCAGCACCAGCACCACGGGCGGATCGGCCACGGTCCGCGTCGTCGGCGTCATCAACTCGAATGCAAACGTCGACACCACAACCTCGTTGACCTCCTACAGCGGCAACAACATCCGCAGCGCGGTCACGAGCAACGGCACGGATATCTGGACCTCGGGCGCTGGCACCCCCGGCGGCATCATCGCCACCACGCTCGGCGCGAGCGGCGCCGGCACGGCCTTGAGCACCACGGTCACCAACACGCGCGTCGTGGGGATCTTTGGCGGTCAACTGTATGCCACCAGTGGTTCGGGCTCCAACAAGGGCGTGAATACCGTCGGCACGGGGCTCCCCACCAGCAGTGGCACGCCCTTCGCGCTCGGTCCCGCGTCGGCTAGCCCCTACGGAATGTTCTTGACGCAGCTGAATCCCGCGAGCCCGGGTTTCGACACCGCTTACGTTGCTGACGATGGTGTGGGCATCGAGAAGTTCTCGCTCGTCTCCGGTAGCTGGGTTGCCAGTGGTGTCATCGGCACTGCGAGCGATGCCTACCGCGGTCTGACCGGCAGCGTCACCGCCAACGGCGTGCAACTCTACGCCACCCGCCAGGGCGGAAGCAGCCAAGGTGTCGTCAGCTTGCTCGACACCTCGGGTTACAACTCCACGATCACGGGTTCACCGAACTTGATCGTCGCCCTCAGCACCAACGAGGCCTTCCGCGGCATTGCTTATGCCCCCACGCCCGAGCCGGGCACCTTCGTGCTCGGCGGCATGGGCCTGGGCCTGCTGCTCGTGGCTCGCCGCCTCCGCGGTAAGTTGGCCAGCCGCTAA
- a CDS encoding PstS family phosphate ABC transporter substrate-binding protein has product MLPKCHSALLLSALACWAPVLALVVVIRPAAVRADDSSPQRKAVDQAATKAPSAAAEPALADYKVTSGVSGSIKSVGSDTMNNLMTLWTEGFKRHYPDVRAEVEGKGSSTAPPALIAGTATFGPMSRDMKASEIDAFDAKYGYKPVLLPAAIDMLAVYVHRDNPIQQLSLGQLDAIYSQHRKSGFRRSVRTWGDLGLTDAWKNRTISAYGRNAASGTYAYFKENALFGGDYRESVIELPGSSSVVQSVAGDLYAIGYSGIGFATAGVRAVPLAIDTSSKAVPPEPQFALTGDYPLARFLWIAVNYKPGSTLDPLRGEFIKYVFSAAGQSDVVRDGYYPVSASVAARALASVGIRMPDSGADR; this is encoded by the coding sequence ATGTTGCCCAAGTGTCATTCCGCGCTCCTGCTATCGGCGCTAGCCTGCTGGGCTCCCGTCCTTGCGCTGGTCGTGGTCATTCGTCCCGCTGCGGTCCGCGCGGACGACTCGTCCCCGCAGCGTAAGGCGGTGGACCAGGCCGCAACGAAAGCGCCGTCGGCCGCGGCCGAGCCCGCGCTTGCCGACTACAAAGTGACGTCAGGCGTTTCGGGATCGATCAAGAGCGTCGGCTCCGACACGATGAACAACCTCATGACGCTGTGGACCGAAGGGTTCAAGCGCCATTATCCCGACGTGCGGGCCGAGGTCGAAGGCAAAGGATCGTCGACCGCGCCCCCAGCACTGATCGCGGGTACGGCGACGTTCGGGCCCATGAGCCGTGACATGAAGGCCAGCGAGATTGACGCCTTCGACGCCAAGTACGGTTACAAACCGGTGCTGCTGCCGGCCGCCATCGACATGCTGGCCGTATATGTCCATCGTGACAACCCGATTCAGCAATTGTCGCTGGGCCAGCTTGATGCGATCTATTCGCAGCACCGCAAGAGCGGCTTTCGACGCAGCGTCCGCACCTGGGGCGATCTGGGCCTGACCGACGCATGGAAGAACCGCACGATCAGCGCCTACGGGCGGAATGCGGCATCGGGCACATACGCCTACTTCAAGGAAAATGCACTCTTCGGCGGCGACTATCGCGAATCGGTCATCGAGCTGCCGGGCAGCTCCTCGGTCGTGCAGTCCGTTGCCGGCGACCTTTACGCGATCGGTTATAGCGGCATTGGCTTTGCAACCGCGGGCGTGCGAGCCGTTCCCTTGGCGATTGACACATCTTCCAAGGCTGTGCCGCCCGAGCCGCAGTTTGCGCTGACAGGCGATTATCCGCTGGCACGATTTCTGTGGATTGCCGTGAATTACAAGCCCGGCTCAACGCTGGATCCCTTGCGAGGAGAGTTCATCAAGTACGTATTCAGCGCCGCGGGGCAAAGCGACGTTGTCAGGGACGGCTATTATCCGGTGAGCGCTTCGGTGGCCGCCAGGGCGCTTGCGAGCGTTGGGATTCGCATGCCCGACAGTGGCGCCGATCGGTGA
- a CDS encoding ATP-binding protein: protein MARKRLLWQLYPSYVLVAGISLVCVGWYAAHLLEQEHVAGLERELRLAAQVLDEHVGRTLAPEDTDRLQTLADGITAGTDINLVVQDAGGKAIVQSGRHATDLPTGTRRGENDVVLRAKILRAEEELGTMIGWVPAVAVQTATRRLQFTLLGAGIVLASLAALFCLLVARQVSRPFEEIRDVAARFARGDLAYKLSASGSEEMTGLAGALNQMASQLQERLQTIVRQTTEQQVVLSSMVEGVLAIDAGQRVITINQAAAELVGNTLTHPLGRNLHEVVRNPDLRRFADRVLASNQSIEDDVVLHGDPDRVLQIRGTALRDQQNRDGIGAVIVMSDVTHFRRLETIRRDFVANVSHELKTPITSIKGFVETLLDGALANPEDAERFLRIVATQADRLNAIIEDLLALSKIEQSERAVDLVVEEVAIRDVLEAVLYDCQTKAAQREIQVRVDCEDSLMARINAPLLEQAVTNLLDNALKYSEPGSEVLITAVENDSEVTIAVSDHGCGIDDEHLPRLFERFYRVDKARSRKLGGTGLGLAIVKHIVQAHQGRVTVDSTPGVGSVFRIHLPLSAAPRETTGAIA from the coding sequence ATGGCCCGCAAGCGTTTGCTGTGGCAGCTCTATCCGTCCTACGTTCTGGTTGCCGGCATCTCGCTGGTTTGCGTTGGCTGGTATGCCGCGCACCTGTTGGAGCAGGAACACGTTGCCGGGCTGGAAAGAGAATTGCGTCTCGCCGCGCAAGTGCTTGACGAGCACGTCGGCCGGACACTCGCCCCAGAAGATACGGATCGGCTGCAAACGCTTGCAGACGGGATCACTGCGGGCACCGATATCAACCTCGTCGTGCAGGATGCCGGGGGCAAGGCCATCGTTCAATCGGGGCGGCATGCCACCGATCTCCCTACCGGAACGCGCCGCGGAGAAAACGACGTCGTCTTGCGCGCAAAGATTCTTCGCGCTGAAGAAGAACTGGGGACGATGATCGGTTGGGTGCCCGCCGTGGCGGTTCAAACGGCCACCCGGCGCCTGCAATTCACGCTGCTTGGCGCGGGCATTGTTCTGGCTTCATTGGCGGCCTTGTTCTGCCTGTTGGTCGCCCGGCAAGTAAGCCGCCCGTTCGAGGAAATCCGGGACGTCGCCGCGCGATTCGCCCGTGGCGATCTGGCGTATAAGCTTTCCGCCAGTGGATCGGAAGAGATGACCGGGCTGGCCGGCGCCCTGAACCAGATGGCCTCGCAGTTGCAGGAACGATTGCAAACCATCGTTCGCCAGACCACCGAGCAGCAAGTCGTGCTCTCGAGCATGGTCGAAGGGGTGCTGGCCATCGATGCCGGGCAACGCGTGATCACGATCAACCAGGCCGCGGCCGAGCTGGTCGGCAATACGCTGACCCACCCGCTGGGTCGAAACCTGCACGAAGTGGTGCGCAATCCCGACCTGCGTCGTTTTGCCGACCGGGTGCTGGCCAGCAATCAGTCGATCGAGGACGACGTCGTGCTGCACGGCGATCCCGATCGCGTGCTCCAAATCCGCGGCACGGCATTGCGCGATCAACAGAATCGCGACGGTATCGGCGCCGTAATCGTCATGAGCGACGTGACACACTTCCGCCGCCTGGAAACGATCCGCCGCGATTTCGTGGCCAATGTATCCCACGAATTGAAAACGCCCATCACTTCGATCAAGGGCTTTGTCGAGACGTTGCTCGACGGCGCTTTGGCAAACCCCGAAGACGCCGAGCGTTTTTTGCGCATCGTGGCGACGCAGGCCGATCGCTTGAACGCGATCATTGAAGACCTGCTCGCGCTATCCAAGATCGAACAGAGCGAGCGCGCCGTGGACCTGGTCGTCGAAGAGGTCGCGATCCGCGACGTGCTCGAGGCCGTGCTCTACGACTGCCAGACGAAGGCGGCCCAGCGCGAAATTCAAGTTCGCGTCGACTGCGAAGATTCGCTGATGGCACGCATCAATGCCCCGTTGTTGGAACAAGCCGTCACCAACCTGCTGGACAATGCGCTCAAATACAGCGAGCCGGGCTCAGAGGTTCTGATCACCGCCGTTGAGAACGACAGCGAAGTCACGATCGCCGTCAGCGACCACGGTTGTGGCATCGACGACGAGCATCTGCCCCGCCTGTTCGAACGCTTCTACCGCGTCGATAAAGCGCGCAGCCGCAAATTGGGGGGCACGGGGCTGGGGCTGGCCATCGTCAAACACATCGTGCAAGCCCACCAGGGACGCGTCACGGTCGACAGTACTCCGGGGGTGGGGAGTGTCTTCCGCATCCACTTGCCGCTCTCAGCGGCCCCCCGCGAAACAACGGGTGCCATCGCGTGA
- a CDS encoding dockerin type I domain-containing protein, whose translation MQKKVVALTVFMALFASIASYAAADTTDALILNQANAVSGSKYLSAGKTDNSFGRVEGNGQNWMQLLVTKTDPGKNTLNLQGYQIDWSYNKDAQDFGSGVITFSNDPVWQSVPMGTAITINESQQAWYLINTPDSSTGNPDGDLPGQGGMQRDGQIDGLGVLHGTPYTGDPSVEKLLDFSSNTAWNPYAQATGNMQPGPNWNINVWAGQQSGGQFQYFSFSGSVTSGGVTSAIGTDAAGLFTVNNDNWQFTIKDAQGNVVEGPVGEAVSGWAAGGVNSQELIKLEAFATGTGATLSNYQNVNIANYADGSSSSYGGPTQWTGAGTEVQDLSPLRDWFNNIKVGDANLDGIVNSQDLAVVSSSWLKTGVGLLGGDINGDGIVNSQDLASISSNWLQTGGAPAPASANAASVPEPASYLLCAIGMVVGLLWRRLGS comes from the coding sequence ATGCAAAAGAAGGTTGTCGCACTCACCGTGTTCATGGCTCTGTTCGCATCGATCGCCTCGTATGCCGCGGCAGACACGACCGATGCGCTGATCCTGAATCAGGCGAATGCCGTAAGTGGCAGCAAGTATTTGTCGGCCGGCAAGACGGACAACTCGTTCGGCCGCGTCGAAGGTAACGGTCAGAATTGGATGCAGCTGCTGGTTACCAAGACCGATCCCGGCAAGAACACGCTGAATCTGCAGGGCTACCAGATTGATTGGTCGTACAACAAGGACGCTCAGGATTTCGGCAGCGGCGTCATCACCTTCAGCAACGACCCGGTGTGGCAAAGCGTCCCGATGGGAACGGCCATCACGATCAATGAATCGCAACAAGCCTGGTACCTGATCAACACGCCCGATTCGTCGACCGGCAATCCTGATGGCGACCTGCCAGGCCAGGGCGGCATGCAACGAGATGGCCAGATCGACGGGCTCGGCGTGCTGCACGGCACGCCCTATACCGGGGATCCCAGCGTGGAGAAGCTTCTTGATTTTTCCTCCAACACGGCCTGGAACCCCTACGCTCAGGCCACCGGCAACATGCAGCCCGGCCCGAACTGGAATATCAACGTCTGGGCCGGTCAACAGAGCGGCGGCCAGTTCCAGTATTTCAGCTTCAGCGGCAGCGTCACTTCAGGTGGCGTCACCTCCGCGATCGGCACCGACGCCGCCGGATTGTTCACCGTCAACAACGACAACTGGCAGTTCACGATCAAGGACGCGCAGGGCAATGTCGTTGAAGGTCCGGTGGGCGAGGCTGTGTCGGGCTGGGCTGCCGGCGGAGTCAACTCGCAAGAGCTCATTAAGCTCGAAGCATTCGCGACGGGCACGGGTGCCACGCTGTCGAATTATCAAAACGTGAACATCGCCAACTATGCCGATGGTTCCAGCAGCAGCTACGGCGGGCCGACGCAATGGACCGGTGCGGGAACGGAAGTGCAAGACCTCAGCCCGCTGCGCGATTGGTTCAACAACATTAAAGTCGGTGACGCCAATCTGGACGGAATCGTCAACAGCCAGGACCTCGCCGTGGTGTCGTCCTCTTGGTTGAAAACCGGTGTCGGTCTCTTGGGCGGCGACATCAATGGCGACGGCATCGTCAACAGCCAAGACCTGGCTTCGATCTCGTCCAATTGGCTGCAGACCGGCGGAGCTCCTGCCCCGGCATCCGCCAACGCCGCGTCGGTGCCTGAGCCGGCCTCCTACCTGCTTTGCGCAATCGGTATGGTCGTGGGATTGCTGTGGCGACGATTAGGTAGCTAA